The Christiangramia flava JLT2011 region GGACCAGGTGGTAGTCTCGGCCAGTAGAACAGGCCAGTTAAGGCAAACCGCACCGGTGATTGTCTCGGTTACTTCCTCAAAAGATTTCCAGGCCACCCAATCTATCAGTCTTAGTGAAGGGCTCAATTTTCAACCAGGCCTTCGAATGGAAACCAATTGCCAGAATTGTGGTTTTTCGCAGGTCAGGATGAATGGCTTGGATGGTGCCTATTCCCAGATCCTCATTAACAGCAGGCCCATATTCAGTGCGCTGAATGGCGTCTACGGTCTGGACCAGATCCCAGCGAATTCCATTGAACGGGTAGAAGTAGTTCGTGGTGGCGGGTCGGCTCTGTATGGCTCGAACGCCATTGCAGGAACCATCAATATCATCACCAAAGAACCCACCGAAAACCTCTTTGAAATCGCCAGTAATTTCGCTGCTATTGGCGGCAAGGCCGGAGATCAGGCTGTAAGTCTCAATGGGACCTTACTCTCTAATGATTATAAGACTGGATTAAGTATTTTCGGGATGTTCAGGGATCGTAACCCCTTTGACCAGAATGGGGATGGTTTTACTGAAATCACTAAGGTAGAAAACAAGACTTTTGGTTTTAACTCTTTTTTCAAACCAGGTGAAAGGAGCAAGCTAAGTCTGGATTTTCATACGATCCATGAATTCCGGCGCGGAGGAAATGAAATACAGCTCCTTCCCTACGAGGCTGATATTACCGAGCAGATCGAAAGCGATGTGGTGGGCGGCGGACTCACTTACGAAACGTATTCAGCCAGTAAAGACTGGCAATATTCCGTTTACGGAACCGCGCAATTGTCCAAAAACAACAATTTTTATGGCGGAAAAGGAGAAAACCTGGAAGAAAGTTTAAAAGGCTTCGGAAATACCAAAGATGAAACATTTGTACTTGGCGGTCAGACATCATACAACCAGGCAAACTTCCTAGGTGGGCCGGCAACTTTTACCACTGGAACCGAGTTTAAACATAGCGAAATGGCCGATTCCAAACCTGGCTACAATGCCTACATCGATCAAACACTAAACATTCTTGGAGTATACGCTCAACAGGAATGGCAGGCTACCGAAGATTTAAAGGTCCTTGGCGGGCTAAGAGCCGATTTTCATAATATCGCAGAAGAAAATGTAGTCATCAATCCCAGGTTAAATATTCTTTACAGCCTCACGGAAAACCTGCAATTCAGGACCAGTTACGCAAAGGGTTTCCGTGCGCCACAAGTATTCACCGAGGATATTCACGCCCGGATCGCGGCCGGGGAGATCAGCCTGGTGAGGCTTTCTGAAGACCTTCGATCTGAAACTTCCCATAGTTTTCTGGTTTCCGCGGAATGGAGCCAATCCACGCTCGATCAGGATTACCGATTCACTTTTGAAAGTTTTTATACCCGGTTGGAAAATCCGTTTGTACTGGAAAGAACTTCAGAAACCATTTTTGAAAAACGCAACGGCCAGGGCGCCGATGTCTACGGAATAAACCTGGATGCTGTCTTGGCTCCCAATCAAGACTGGATTTTCCAGGCGGGGGGAACGATACAGAAAGCGGCATATGACCGCCCGGTTCAGTATAGTGACGACACGGAAGCTTCGCTGGAAAATGCCGAAAACTTCTTTAAATCGCCCAACTTTTACGGCAATTTTATTCTAACCTACGCACCGATAAAAGCCTGGCAGAATAACATTTCGGGGGTGTACACCGGGAGCATGTATGTGCCGCACCTCGCTGGTTATATTGCGAACGACCGACTCGAAAAAACCAGGGATTTTATGGAATTCAACCTGAAGACGGCCTATACTTTTCAATTGACAAAAAGTTTCCAGCTGGAACTCAATGCAGGTGTGCAAAATCTTTTAAATGAATACCAGCAGGATTTTGACTTCGGGGTCGAGCGTGATGCCAATTATATCTACGGTCCTTCGAGACCCAGGACCTATTTTATTGGCTTAAAACTGGGGAACAAACTTCTTCAGTAACAAGTTTAGAAGCCGCGTTCCTTCTGAATCTGTTCATAAGCCTCCTGTACTTTTCGGAATTTCTCCTCTGCTCCTTTACGGTAAGCCTCATCCATATGTCCCAGTTTATCAGGATGGTATTTTTTGGCCATTTTCCGGTAGGCTTTCTTCACCTCGGCATCTGTAGCGTTTTTATCGATTTCCAGGATCGTATACGCACTGTCTGTATTCTTAAAGAACATGGCCTTGATACTTTCAAAATCACTTCGGCCTAATTGCAGGTAACCGGCAATTTCCCGGATCACGTTCGATTCAGATTCGCTCACGCGACCATCTGCCTGGGCTATTCCGAACAAAAAATGCACAATTTGCAGCCTCGTAGGATACTTCGTCCTGGCAGCCAGGTAGCGGGCGATCCTCGAAGCAGAAACCTGCCGGTTCTTCACCACTTCATTAAAAGTGCGAAAAGTGGCATTGGCTCGTTCCTTTCCGTAGGCGCGCACGAAATAGGCACGCACGTAATCCAGTTCGGTTTGAGAAACATGACCATCTGCCTTGATCACAATGGAACATAACGAAAGTAGATTCAATTCAAAATCACCTGGAGAAACCTCCGGCTTGCGCTCGCTAAACAGAGAACTGAAGATGCCACCACTGGAACGAACATAATTATCCAGCAGTGTACCAATGATGAATCCCAAAATAGCGCCAGGAAAGCGGGCATACATATACCCAAAAACTGCGGCCAGCCATTTAATCATGAGGCAATTTTCTTTGCTTCCAAAGATAAGGCAAACTAACGAAAACCGGCAAGATCGCGCCAGAAGTTCTGCCGAAACTGATAAATTCAACCTATTAAAACATAGGAATTTGAAATGCGCAGGCCGAAAGTTAATTTGTATCTTTGCGACTCACTGAACGTTTAATATTCTAAAATATCAAAATATGTATCCAGCAGATTTAGTAAAACCGATGCGTGAAGACCTTACCAGCATTGGTTTTGAAGAATTGCATACAGTTGAAGCGGTTCATGAAGCCATGAAAAAAGAAGGAACTACCCTGATGGTAGTGAATTCGGTTTGTGGATGTGCTGCTGCAAATGCCCGTCCAGGAGCTCGTCTTTCGTTACAAAACGCTAAAAAACCTGATAATTTATTCACGGTTTTCGCAGGTGTGGACAAAGAAGCTACAGAACAGGCTCGCGATTATATGGTTCCATTCCCTCCATCGTCGCCATCTATGGCGCTTTTCAGAGACGGGGAACTGGTTCATATGTTGGAGCGCCATCATATTGAAGGGCGTCCGGCTGAAATGATTGCAGAAAACCTTATCGGTGCTTACAACGAATTCTGCTAAGAATTCTTCAGCATAAAGGAAAGACCGGCAAATTTGCCGGTTTTTTTATGCCCGGCGGTCAAAAAAGCTATTTTTGTATTTTTATTTCGGAATGAAGAAACTACTCTCTTACCCGCTATCGATCCTGTTCTACCTGTTCTTCGGAATAACACTGGTGATCTTTCATCCCATCCAGTGGCTCTGCCTGAAGCTAGGAGGATATGAAGCGCACAAACGAAGCGTGGACATCTTCAATTTCTGCCTCATGCGCTGCCTGAATATTTTGGGAACCCGCTTCAGTGTGGAAAATCAATATGATATCCCACGTGACAAAACCGTGATTTTCGTGGCGAATCACCAGGGAATGTATGATATCCCACCAATTATTTGGTATTTCAGAATACACCATCCAAAATTTGTTTCCAAAAAAGAACTCGGAAAAGGGATTCCCAGTATTAGTTTCAACCTGAGACACGGAGGTTCCGTATTGATCGATCGCAAAAATCGCCGTGAAGCACTGGTCAAAATGAGCAAGTTTGCAGATTATCTGGCCGAAACTAAACGTTCTGCCGTTATCTTTCCGGAAGGCACCAGAAGCCGAACCGGTGAACCAAAAAAGTTCCAGGTGAACGGACTGCTCATGCTCTTTAAAAAACTGCCAGATGCGGTCGTCGTACCCATCACCATCAATAATTCCTGGAAATTATTCAAACACGGCAATTATCCTATAGACGTGGGCGTACACGTACGGCTGAAAACCCATAAACCGATCCCGGTAAATTCCCAGGAAGCAGAAAGCCTGGTAGCTGAAGTGGAGCGCACGATCACCGCAGACATCATTTAATATGACCGAAAAAGACCTGATCCTCGAAACCATAGATTTCGTTAAAACAAGCCTTCAACATGCCGAAGGTGGACACGACTGGTTCCATATTCATCGCGTTTTCAAGAATGCACAGCTAATTGCCAGAGACGAGCAGGCCAATGAGCTCGTCGTACAGCTGGGCGCACTCCTCCACGATATTGCCGATTCTAAATTTCACAACGGTGATGAAAGCGTGGGTCCAAGAATGGCCAGAGAGTTTCTGGAATCTAAAAAAGCTGATCCTACCGTGATAGAACACGTAGTGAAGATCATTGAAAATGTGTCTTTTAAAGGCGGAAATACCAATCAGCAATTTCACTCCATCGAACTGGATATCATTCAGGATGCCGACAGGCTGGACGCGCTTGGTGCCATAGGCATTGCCAGGACCTTTAATTACGGAGGTTTCAAAGGAAGGGCTCTTTATGATCCTGAGATTGAGCCAAAGCTGGACATGACCAAAGAAGAATACAAAGCTTCCACCGCGCCTACCATCAATCATTTTTATGAAAAGCTCTTATTGCTGAAGGGCCGTATGAATACCGAAACCGGCCGGCGAATCGCGGCAGATAGACACCGTTTTATGGAAAACTATCTGAAGCAGTTCTATGCCGAATGGAATGGCGAAACTTAAAAAAGTTTCATCTGCCCGGTTTTATATTGTTCATGAAGTTCGCAATTCAGAGGTTTGGAGCTTCGATCTCCAAGGTATAGTTTCCTGGCGATCTTAAACTGCTGCTTCACCTGATCGGCAAACTCACCTTCTCCTTTCATACGAACGCCGAATCGGCTATCATTCAAACTTCCCCCATGGATCTGCTCGATTTGATGCAAGACTTTATCTGCTCTTTCCGGAAGCGCCTTCCGCACCCAGTCAGTAAAAATTTCTCCAATAGCTCCATTTAACCGAACGATGGTATACCCCACTCCCAGGGCTCCCCTTTCCGCAATTTCCTTCACCAGCGGCATGATCTCATGATTGTTGATGGAAGGAATGATAGGTGCCATCATCACACTCACAGGAATGCCATTATTTGACAGGGTCTCCACTGTTTTCAGTCTTTTCGGAATGCTTGCCGTTCTGGGTTCCAGGATGCGGCGCGTATGCTCTTGTAAAGAAGTGATGGAAATATTGATGTGCACCAGGTTATCTGCCGCCAATTCTTTTAAAATATCCAGATCACGAAGTACCAGGGAATTTTTGGTGATCATTCCTACGGGGTGGCGGTACTTCAGAAAAGTCTTCAGCAAATTCCTGGTGATCTCCAGCTTTTTTTCCACCGGCTGGTAACAATCAGTATTTCCCGAAACGACGATAGGTTCCGCCTTCCAGGATTTACTGCTGAGCTTTTTCTCCAAAAGGGCAACCGCATTGCGTTTGACCAGTATTTTCTGCTCGAAATCCTTTCCGGCACTAAAACCCCAGTATTCATGTGAATTCCTGGCATAGCAATAAATACAACCATGTTCACAGCCCTGGTAAGGGTTTAAAGAAAAGTTCATTCCTACATCGGGACTGGTGACCTTATTCACGATCGTCTTCGGAAAGGTCTCGATGATGCTCGTCCTGGTATCATGAGGCTCATCTCCTTCTGCCGCGCAATAATTCAGAAAATCATCCCGATCTTCATGCGAATTTTCCAAAAACCGATTGGAAATATTGATCTGCGCTCCTCTTCCTTTCTGAAATTCTTCCATAAATCAAAATTATGGATTTTTTCCAATTAAAAGGAAATATTCCTAATATTTAAATCTAAAAAAGCCGGAAGGTTTTTCCGGCTAATAATTTATTTTCCTGGAAATTCGGCTTTTCGCTTGTTCAAAAATGCGGTGGTGCCTTCTTTAAAATCTTCGGTTCCGAAAGACTTTCCGAACATATCGATCTCCACCCCGAAACCGTCTTTTCCGGCCTCATAATTGGCGTTGATCGCCGAAATCGCATTGCAAATGGCAACGGTCGAATTTCTAAGGATTTTACGAGCGATTTCTTTAGTGAAATCCAACAAATCCTCCACTTCGGTCACATGATTCACCAGGTTATACTGAAGTGCCTGATTGGCATCGATCATTCCTGCTGTCATGATCATTTCCATGGCTCGACCTTTACCAACCAATTGCGGTAATCGCTGTGTTCCGCCATATCCAGGGATCACCCCGAGTGAAGTCTCCGGAAGGCCCATTTTTGCATTGTCGCTGGCGATCCTGAAATGAGCTGCCATTGCCAGTTCCAAACCGCCACCCAGCGCAAAACCGTTGATCGCTGCAATTATCGGCTTCGGAAATTCTGCCACGTAATTGAACAATTTCTCTTGTCCTTCGGCCGCCAGCCTTTTTCCTTCCTTCGGTGAAAAATCAGCAAATTCACTAATATCGGCACCGGCTACAAATGCTTTCTCCCCTGCCCCGGTCAAAATGATCACTTTCACCTCTTCATCCTCCCTGGCCTCCTTCAAAGCCTCATGCAGCTCCTGGATGGTCTCCCGGTTAAGCGCATTGAGTTTTTTGGGACGGTCTATCCTGATCGTTAAAATCGCATCTTCCAGTTCTTCGGAAATATTGTAGTAACTCATATAGT contains the following coding sequences:
- a CDS encoding TonB-dependent receptor yields the protein MKLPAHLVLFFSIFCASAQQAEVTGVVTAEGIPTAFASVYLEKTDIGTTTNEQGVYELKIPEGHYELIIQAVGYKKIKYHLEILSQEPKELNFNLEEDITGLDQVVVSASRTGQLRQTAPVIVSVTSSKDFQATQSISLSEGLNFQPGLRMETNCQNCGFSQVRMNGLDGAYSQILINSRPIFSALNGVYGLDQIPANSIERVEVVRGGGSALYGSNAIAGTINIITKEPTENLFEIASNFAAIGGKAGDQAVSLNGTLLSNDYKTGLSIFGMFRDRNPFDQNGDGFTEITKVENKTFGFNSFFKPGERSKLSLDFHTIHEFRRGGNEIQLLPYEADITEQIESDVVGGGLTYETYSASKDWQYSVYGTAQLSKNNNFYGGKGENLEESLKGFGNTKDETFVLGGQTSYNQANFLGGPATFTTGTEFKHSEMADSKPGYNAYIDQTLNILGVYAQQEWQATEDLKVLGGLRADFHNIAEENVVINPRLNILYSLTENLQFRTSYAKGFRAPQVFTEDIHARIAAGEISLVRLSEDLRSETSHSFLVSAEWSQSTLDQDYRFTFESFYTRLENPFVLERTSETIFEKRNGQGADVYGINLDAVLAPNQDWIFQAGGTIQKAAYDRPVQYSDDTEASLENAENFFKSPNFYGNFILTYAPIKAWQNNISGVYTGSMYVPHLAGYIANDRLEKTRDFMEFNLKTAYTFQLTKSFQLELNAGVQNLLNEYQQDFDFGVERDANYIYGPSRPRTYFIGLKLGNKLLQ
- a CDS encoding TerB family tellurite resistance protein; amino-acid sequence: MIKWLAAVFGYMYARFPGAILGFIIGTLLDNYVRSSGGIFSSLFSERKPEVSPGDFELNLLSLCSIVIKADGHVSQTELDYVRAYFVRAYGKERANATFRTFNEVVKNRQVSASRIARYLAARTKYPTRLQIVHFLFGIAQADGRVSESESNVIREIAGYLQLGRSDFESIKAMFFKNTDSAYTILEIDKNATDAEVKKAYRKMAKKYHPDKLGHMDEAYRKGAEEKFRKVQEAYEQIQKERGF
- a CDS encoding BrxA/BrxB family bacilliredoxin — translated: MYPADLVKPMREDLTSIGFEELHTVEAVHEAMKKEGTTLMVVNSVCGCAAANARPGARLSLQNAKKPDNLFTVFAGVDKEATEQARDYMVPFPPSSPSMALFRDGELVHMLERHHIEGRPAEMIAENLIGAYNEFC
- a CDS encoding lysophospholipid acyltransferase family protein, which gives rise to MKKLLSYPLSILFYLFFGITLVIFHPIQWLCLKLGGYEAHKRSVDIFNFCLMRCLNILGTRFSVENQYDIPRDKTVIFVANHQGMYDIPPIIWYFRIHHPKFVSKKELGKGIPSISFNLRHGGSVLIDRKNRREALVKMSKFADYLAETKRSAVIFPEGTRSRTGEPKKFQVNGLLMLFKKLPDAVVVPITINNSWKLFKHGNYPIDVGVHVRLKTHKPIPVNSQEAESLVAEVERTITADII
- a CDS encoding HD domain-containing protein, giving the protein MTEKDLILETIDFVKTSLQHAEGGHDWFHIHRVFKNAQLIARDEQANELVVQLGALLHDIADSKFHNGDESVGPRMAREFLESKKADPTVIEHVVKIIENVSFKGGNTNQQFHSIELDIIQDADRLDALGAIGIARTFNYGGFKGRALYDPEIEPKLDMTKEEYKASTAPTINHFYEKLLLLKGRMNTETGRRIAADRHRFMENYLKQFYAEWNGET
- a CDS encoding PA0069 family radical SAM protein; its protein translation is MEEFQKGRGAQINISNRFLENSHEDRDDFLNYCAAEGDEPHDTRTSIIETFPKTIVNKVTSPDVGMNFSLNPYQGCEHGCIYCYARNSHEYWGFSAGKDFEQKILVKRNAVALLEKKLSSKSWKAEPIVVSGNTDCYQPVEKKLEITRNLLKTFLKYRHPVGMITKNSLVLRDLDILKELAADNLVHINISITSLQEHTRRILEPRTASIPKRLKTVETLSNNGIPVSVMMAPIIPSINNHEIMPLVKEIAERGALGVGYTIVRLNGAIGEIFTDWVRKALPERADKVLHQIEQIHGGSLNDSRFGVRMKGEGEFADQVKQQFKIARKLYLGDRSSKPLNCELHEQYKTGQMKLF
- a CDS encoding enoyl-CoA hydratase/isomerase family protein encodes the protein MSYYNISEELEDAILTIRIDRPKKLNALNRETIQELHEALKEAREDEEVKVIILTGAGEKAFVAGADISEFADFSPKEGKRLAAEGQEKLFNYVAEFPKPIIAAINGFALGGGLELAMAAHFRIASDNAKMGLPETSLGVIPGYGGTQRLPQLVGKGRAMEMIMTAGMIDANQALQYNLVNHVTEVEDLLDFTKEIARKILRNSTVAICNAISAINANYEAGKDGFGVEIDMFGKSFGTEDFKEGTTAFLNKRKAEFPGK